In Anaerolineae bacterium, the following are encoded in one genomic region:
- a CDS encoding sigma-70 family RNA polymerase sigma factor has protein sequence MLSVVNPGSAHPQGRLHWGNAESFAATTAPDQNAMIMLVLPDLPTEDRLLALACHGDRDAITEIYDRYFEAIFQFIRMRVEDDTLAEDLSAEVFLKLIAALQGGNAPRHSLRGWLFRVARNVLYDHYGRERQLAITALEEWIPAQPDSDPEARFFASADSQQIHRALQALPTDQQEVLILRFGQMLSLEDTAAVMGRSISAIKSLQFRAASNLRAALMAQERDD, from the coding sequence ATGCTGTCAGTAGTGAATCCCGGTAGCGCCCACCCCCAAGGCAGATTACACTGGGGAAACGCCGAGTCATTCGCGGCGACAACCGCCCCGGATCAGAACGCCATGATCATGCTCGTGCTACCCGACCTTCCAACTGAAGACAGGCTCCTGGCGCTAGCATGCCATGGTGACAGAGATGCCATCACCGAAATCTACGATCGCTACTTCGAAGCGATCTTCCAGTTCATCAGAATGCGCGTTGAGGATGACACGCTGGCAGAGGATTTGTCTGCCGAGGTGTTTCTGAAGCTCATCGCCGCTCTGCAGGGCGGCAACGCTCCCCGGCACAGTCTGCGCGGGTGGCTATTTCGGGTTGCCCGCAATGTTCTGTATGACCACTACGGGCGTGAGAGGCAGCTGGCGATAACCGCGCTTGAGGAATGGATCCCGGCCCAGCCAGACAGCGATCCAGAAGCCCGCTTCTTCGCCAGCGCTGACAGCCAGCAAATTCACCGGGCACTGCAGGCGCTACCCACTGATCAGCAGGAAGTCCTGATCTTACGCTTCGGCCAGATGCTCAGTCTTGAGGATACTGCTGCTGTGATGGGCCGCAGCATCAGCGCCATCAAATCGCTGCAGTTCCGCGCCGCCAGCAATCTGCGCGCTGCGCTGATGGCCCAGGAACGGGATGACTAG
- a CDS encoding histidine triad nucleotide-binding protein produces the protein MESTLVHHECPFCQIADGRLPATRLFESETVLAFEDIHPVAPVHVLVIPRAHISDPSALDETTAPLIGELFLVARLVAERKGIAGSGYRLVMNTGRDGGQSVFHMHLHVLGGRRMSWPPG, from the coding sequence ATGGAGTCAACATTAGTGCATCACGAATGTCCCTTCTGCCAGATTGCTGATGGCAGGCTTCCGGCTACCCGCCTCTTCGAGAGCGAGACTGTCCTGGCTTTTGAGGATATCCATCCTGTAGCGCCGGTGCACGTCTTGGTCATTCCACGGGCGCATATCAGCGATCCCTCTGCTCTGGATGAGACAACAGCGCCGCTGATCGGTGAGTTGTTCCTGGTGGCCCGGCTGGTGGCTGAGCGGAAGGGTATTGCTGGATCGGGGTACCGGCTGGTGATGAACACAGGCCGGGATGGCGGGCAGTCAGTTTTTCACATGCATCTGCATGTGCTGGGTGGTCGGAGGATGTCCTGGCCGCCCGGATAG
- a CDS encoding ATP-binding protein: MNQPLGRAKGPGPTPHSFLFVSPDDEQKLKVGEFITYPVSLGGGQEELVLSRITERRPVRLYPNAFSGDPQVDPNRIAAMVGYQGRSSELFEITAEVIGYYDRQLKDFVNPRVPPRVGTPIALAENTYLSDVLSRCKPDEIGAATIGWLLSRPRGDVPVAIDVGAVVSTHLAIIASTGAGKSYTASVLIEEMIRANNRAAILVIDPHGEYNTLAELPNAKQLCRDSYRPEARIYAPGDVKIRVGTLERGDLRYLLPSVTDRMDYMLGRAYRQAQNLSRQRFNTEDRWTRAELLGVLDRIDEDAEDNFDKGTIQALRWRLESTIKTGKGQIFDDQEQTSLEELFRPGRCSVMQLNQIDSREQQVIVAALLRRIFTARMRTKNSEVGPDSDYYLPYPVFILIEEAHNYAPAGVDIVTTGILKKILAEGRKFGVGVGLISQRPGKLDSDVLSQCNTQILLRIVNPIDQARVRESVESVGRDLLAELPSLTKGQAIISGAAVNTPVLCQIRPRYTRHGGAEEDAPRAWVAYADSALARQREQDSALLQPTGRRNRLYKS, encoded by the coding sequence ATGAACCAGCCACTGGGTCGGGCCAAAGGGCCGGGGCCGACGCCCCACAGCTTCCTGTTTGTCTCGCCGGATGACGAGCAGAAACTCAAAGTTGGCGAGTTCATCACCTACCCCGTGTCCCTGGGTGGCGGCCAGGAAGAACTGGTGCTTTCCCGGATTACAGAGCGCCGACCAGTGCGCCTGTACCCCAATGCGTTTTCCGGCGATCCGCAGGTGGACCCTAACCGGATTGCCGCGATGGTGGGTTACCAGGGCCGGAGCAGTGAACTCTTTGAGATCACGGCAGAGGTGATTGGCTATTATGACCGCCAGTTAAAAGATTTCGTCAATCCCCGCGTGCCACCCCGCGTGGGGACGCCGATCGCGCTGGCCGAAAACACTTATCTGTCGGATGTGCTCAGCCGCTGCAAACCGGATGAGATCGGCGCGGCGACGATTGGCTGGTTACTCAGCCGCCCGCGGGGCGATGTGCCGGTGGCGATCGATGTTGGCGCTGTGGTCAGTACACACCTGGCGATCATCGCCAGTACCGGGGCGGGCAAGAGCTACACGGCCAGCGTCCTGATCGAAGAGATGATCCGGGCCAACAACCGGGCCGCGATCCTGGTTATCGACCCACACGGTGAGTACAACACGCTGGCCGAACTGCCCAACGCCAAACAGCTTTGCCGGGACAGTTACCGCCCGGAAGCGCGGATCTATGCGCCAGGCGACGTGAAGATCCGGGTGGGGACGCTGGAGCGGGGTGATCTGCGTTATTTGTTGCCCAGTGTCACTGATCGTATGGACTACATGCTGGGCCGCGCCTACCGGCAAGCACAGAATTTGAGTCGTCAGCGTTTCAATACGGAAGACCGCTGGACTCGTGCTGAGTTGCTGGGGGTGCTGGATCGCATCGATGAGGATGCTGAAGATAACTTCGATAAAGGGACTATCCAGGCGCTCCGGTGGCGACTGGAAAGCACGATCAAGACAGGCAAGGGCCAGATCTTTGACGATCAGGAGCAGACTTCGCTGGAGGAATTGTTCCGACCGGGGCGCTGCTCGGTGATGCAACTCAACCAGATCGACAGCCGGGAACAACAGGTGATCGTCGCTGCACTGCTGCGGCGCATCTTCACGGCGCGGATGCGCACCAAGAACAGCGAGGTAGGGCCGGACAGCGACTACTATCTGCCGTATCCCGTCTTCATCCTGATTGAAGAGGCGCACAATTACGCCCCCGCCGGTGTCGATATTGTCACGACCGGCATCTTGAAGAAGATTCTGGCGGAGGGGCGCAAGTTCGGCGTCGGCGTGGGGCTGATCAGCCAGCGGCCCGGCAAGCTGGATTCGGACGTCCTTTCCCAATGTAACACGCAAATCCTGCTGCGGATCGTCAATCCGATCGACCAGGCCCGTGTACGGGAGAGTGTGGAAAGCGTTGGTCGGGACTTGCTGGCGGAACTGCCGTCGCTGACTAAAGGGCAGGCAATCATCTCCGGGGCGGCGGTTAATACGCCTGTGTTGTGCCAGATCCGACCACGGTATACCCGTCATGGCGGTGCTGAAGAGGATGCGCCGCGGGCGTGGGTGGCCTACGCCGATAGCGCACTGGCTCGTCAGCGGGAACAGGATAGTGCGCTGTTACAGCCGACAGGACGGCGCAACCGTCTCTACAAGTCGTAA
- a CDS encoding GatB/YqeY domain-containing protein, with protein MDDPRVSLQADLKEAMRAQDRRRLSVIRMALNAIKQEEIDRQVKLSAEEAAAVLMREAKKRRESITEAEQAGRLDVASEEQAELAILESYLPRQLSTEEIADLARAAIREVGASSPKDIGNVMRVLMPRLKGQAEGSLVNQIVRDLLVGS; from the coding sequence ATGGACGATCCACGTGTTTCGTTACAGGCTGATTTGAAGGAAGCCATGCGCGCCCAGGATCGGCGGCGACTGAGTGTGATCCGCATGGCGCTGAACGCCATCAAGCAGGAGGAGATCGATCGCCAGGTGAAATTGAGCGCGGAAGAAGCGGCAGCAGTTCTGATGCGCGAGGCCAAGAAGCGACGCGAATCGATCACCGAAGCGGAACAGGCCGGCCGGCTCGATGTTGCGAGCGAAGAACAGGCAGAGCTGGCCATCCTCGAATCGTACCTGCCGCGGCAGCTTTCGACGGAAGAGATCGCCGACCTGGCCAGAGCAGCGATCCGCGAGGTCGGGGCCAGTTCGCCCAAGGATATAGGCAACGTCATGCGGGTGCTCATGCCGCGCCTCAAAGGGCAGGCCGAGGGCAGTCTGGTCAATCAGATCGTGCGCGACCTGCTGGTAGGCTCCTGA
- a CDS encoding LysM peptidoglycan-binding domain-containing protein — translation MVSTFFRRLVPVLGVLLIAFLGVQGAYAQNDERANSIEILGTVEAMTLYTITVNGLIVDTSIAEISTPLALNQAVHVEGILLPDSIIQARQVHAAPAGLLQPGELELVGTLESLAQSQAVINGLAVSLAGAEIKNGITVGRLVRLHAFIQAGQGWVAREIEPYLPASEDSPTSGSSGSQSQEDSPELLQGRQFKIVGTLEDIGDGFVVVGGQTIDIRTAEVDDILMIGTLVKLELTLRDGQLIAREIERARSLFNDNEGSSPDNSNDNNNDNSSNRNTNSNTSASGSCVVTQPAGWTTYTIRRGDTLSAIARGAGSTISELVAANCITNTRLIRVGQQLFVPRQPTGNLTNDNNDNRDNDNWNDNNDDNNNDDNTSSNDNQGDDHNNNRNENDNDDHSDNADDD, via the coding sequence ATGGTTTCCACTTTCTTCCGCCGTCTGGTACCTGTTCTGGGAGTGCTGCTGATCGCATTCCTCGGCGTACAGGGGGCTTATGCTCAGAATGACGAGCGTGCCAACAGCATCGAGATTCTGGGCACAGTAGAGGCAATGACCCTGTACACGATTACCGTCAACGGTTTGATTGTCGACACCAGTATAGCCGAGATTTCAACCCCTCTGGCGCTCAATCAGGCAGTCCATGTCGAGGGCATTCTCCTGCCTGATAGCATCATTCAGGCCCGTCAGGTACATGCCGCACCAGCAGGGCTTCTGCAGCCAGGCGAACTTGAGCTAGTTGGAACCCTCGAATCGCTGGCACAGAGTCAAGCCGTGATCAATGGCTTGGCGGTAAGCCTGGCTGGCGCTGAGATCAAGAATGGTATTACCGTCGGCAGACTGGTCAGGTTGCACGCTTTTATACAGGCAGGCCAGGGCTGGGTCGCCCGTGAAATTGAGCCTTATCTCCCTGCGAGTGAAGACAGTCCGACCTCCGGTAGCAGCGGCTCACAGTCACAGGAAGACAGTCCTGAGCTTCTGCAGGGCAGGCAGTTCAAGATCGTTGGCACCCTTGAAGACATCGGTGATGGTTTTGTGGTTGTCGGCGGTCAGACGATCGACATTCGTACTGCTGAAGTGGACGATATCCTCATGATCGGGACGCTCGTCAAACTTGAGTTGACCCTTCGCGATGGCCAGCTGATAGCCCGTGAAATCGAGCGGGCGCGCAGCCTCTTTAACGACAACGAGGGTAGCAGCCCGGACAACAGCAATGACAATAACAATGACAACAGCAGCAATCGCAACACGAACTCAAACACCAGCGCGTCAGGTAGTTGCGTCGTGACTCAGCCCGCCGGCTGGACAACCTACACCATCCGCCGTGGCGATACGCTCTCCGCAATTGCCAGAGGTGCTGGTAGCACAATAAGTGAGTTGGTTGCCGCCAACTGCATCACCAATACGCGTCTCATCCGGGTCGGTCAGCAGCTCTTTGTCCCCCGCCAGCCAACCGGGAACCTCACGAATGACAACAATGACAACCGGGATAACGACAACTGGAACGATAACAATGATGACAACAACAATGATGACAACACGAGTTCGAACGACAACCAGGGCGACGATCACAACAACAATCGCAATGAGAACGACAATGACGACCACTCCGACAACGCCGATGACGACTAA
- a CDS encoding tetratricopeptide repeat protein, with amino-acid sequence MLLTLVMVLAVTGLTGSVLMPQPMQPAPRDGSPATFIFDLTVSRSDGWDARQHGALAGAYAAASNDAAAVAHLYVAAAESDDPALWRQVADRAWRSQRWMLARQALEAVIRWAPEDASARYRLAVLLLPYDARQAYEHLRYTLGDSALGARAAFLQAAVTEAASDTPADQVARIGMALAAQGHWPQAEQAFVTAIAMTPDYAVGWAYLGLARAQQGKNATDAFARALAYAPGDAVVLLLQGLAWRAQGDHERSLEALAAAQGTAPDDPAIAAELGTAYRLLGDLASAEYWLARAAQLGAGQPQFLTNLAFFYAEEAYNLTGNGLTVLAEAVARQPENADLQAAYGWALVQAGQVTTGEAALQTAMSLQPDCPRALYYQGLLYQLQGQDALAVETLARLIGHPEPQGWDRLARRVLATIGS; translated from the coding sequence ATGCTGTTGACGCTGGTAATGGTGCTTGCGGTGACCGGGCTGACTGGCAGTGTGCTGATGCCTCAACCGATGCAGCCTGCCCCCCGTGACGGCAGCCCGGCTACCTTCATCTTTGACCTGACGGTCAGCAGGTCTGACGGTTGGGACGCCCGGCAGCACGGGGCACTGGCCGGGGCGTACGCTGCTGCCAGCAACGACGCTGCAGCAGTAGCCCATCTGTACGTAGCGGCGGCGGAAAGCGATGATCCTGCCCTGTGGCGTCAGGTTGCCGATCGTGCGTGGCGGAGTCAGCGCTGGATGCTGGCACGCCAGGCGCTGGAAGCCGTGATTCGTTGGGCGCCGGAAGACGCCTCCGCCCGTTACCGTCTGGCGGTCTTGCTCCTGCCCTATGATGCGCGGCAGGCCTATGAGCATTTGCGTTACACCCTCGGTGATTCCGCGCTGGGCGCGCGCGCTGCTTTTCTGCAGGCGGCTGTTACAGAGGCTGCTTCAGATACACCCGCTGATCAGGTGGCCCGGATCGGTATGGCGCTGGCAGCGCAGGGGCACTGGCCTCAGGCGGAACAGGCTTTCGTCACGGCTATCGCCATGACGCCGGATTACGCCGTTGGTTGGGCATACCTGGGGCTGGCGCGCGCCCAGCAGGGGAAGAACGCCACGGATGCTTTTGCCAGGGCGCTTGCCTACGCACCCGGTGATGCGGTGGTCTTGCTGTTGCAGGGGCTGGCCTGGCGAGCGCAGGGCGATCATGAGCGATCGCTTGAAGCGCTGGCCGCGGCGCAGGGGACGGCGCCTGATGACCCGGCCATTGCCGCCGAACTCGGGACGGCCTATCGCCTGCTGGGGGACCTGGCTTCAGCGGAATACTGGCTGGCGCGGGCCGCGCAACTGGGGGCCGGGCAGCCACAATTCCTCACCAACCTGGCATTCTTTTACGCTGAGGAGGCATACAATCTGACCGGCAACGGGCTGACAGTGCTGGCGGAAGCTGTAGCCCGTCAGCCAGAGAATGCCGATCTTCAGGCGGCCTACGGCTGGGCGCTGGTTCAGGCGGGCCAGGTGACCACAGGAGAGGCGGCTTTGCAGACAGCGATGAGCTTGCAGCCGGACTGCCCGCGGGCGCTGTACTATCAGGGCCTGCTCTACCAGCTGCAAGGGCAGGACGCTCTGGCGGTAGAGACGCTTGCACGCCTGATCGGGCATCCTGAGCCGCAGGGTTGGGATCGTCTGGCCCGGCGTGTTCTGGCAACGATAGGTTCTTGA
- a CDS encoding DNA double-strand break repair nuclease NurA has translation MTPLYASRVAEALARKGGAFEASERDMREDLALLQEALLVMGRLSRQEVEARIAGIDRPGARPTEEQDTRPLIIPFETRWPDHRQAREWALNTLVGITTFAVDGSQIFPNRDMSMPVGLVQVGWFENPHDVAGTYTKDVQVEVLTPAELLQAVEAGYAEHEVEWRRFVGEVRRLKEFMEARKGGPALAFLDGSLILSFVHTMRESRQRDYIAQVVDLLQCSERTGVPVIGYIDSSLAADLTTLLHHAAGYRGGRVGDATAVRRRMQWGDRTRWYVCSRDDEVVDSGYYERVLFTYLKTTRDYPPARVEMPAWVFEQGRHEWVLDVVRAECIVGVGYPYPLETADAVAVLSMQDRERFYRLFQAFASERGISVRFSRKLVSKRGRRV, from the coding sequence ATGACACCATTGTATGCCAGCCGGGTAGCCGAGGCTCTGGCCCGCAAGGGTGGCGCATTCGAGGCTTCTGAACGCGACATGCGCGAAGATCTGGCCTTGCTACAGGAGGCTCTGCTGGTGATGGGCCGCCTGTCGCGGCAGGAGGTCGAGGCACGCATTGCCGGAATTGACCGGCCCGGTGCGCGTCCGACCGAGGAGCAGGACACCCGGCCGTTGATCATCCCCTTTGAGACCCGCTGGCCGGATCACCGCCAGGCGCGTGAGTGGGCCCTGAATACGCTGGTCGGGATCACGACATTCGCAGTCGATGGTTCGCAGATCTTCCCGAACCGCGATATGTCTATGCCGGTCGGGCTGGTTCAGGTGGGTTGGTTCGAAAATCCGCATGATGTCGCTGGCACCTATACCAAGGATGTGCAGGTGGAGGTGCTGACGCCCGCCGAGTTATTGCAGGCGGTTGAGGCCGGATACGCCGAGCACGAAGTTGAGTGGCGGCGCTTTGTCGGCGAGGTTCGGCGCCTGAAGGAGTTCATGGAAGCCCGAAAGGGCGGTCCGGCGCTGGCCTTTCTGGATGGCTCGCTGATTCTGTCATTTGTGCATACCATGCGTGAATCGCGGCAGCGCGACTATATCGCGCAGGTAGTCGATCTGCTGCAGTGTTCTGAGAGGACGGGCGTGCCGGTGATCGGCTACATCGACTCCAGCCTGGCTGCTGACCTGACCACGCTGCTGCACCATGCTGCCGGTTACCGCGGCGGGCGGGTGGGAGACGCCACCGCGGTCCGGCGGCGGATGCAGTGGGGCGACCGCACGCGGTGGTATGTCTGTAGCCGGGATGATGAGGTGGTTGACAGCGGGTATTACGAGCGGGTGCTATTCACGTATCTCAAAACCACACGGGATTACCCGCCGGCGCGGGTGGAAATGCCGGCCTGGGTCTTTGAGCAGGGGCGGCACGAATGGGTACTGGATGTCGTCCGTGCCGAATGTATCGTGGGGGTAGGATATCCTTATCCACTGGAGACGGCAGACGCCGTAGCCGTCCTGAGCATGCAGGATCGCGAGCGTTTTTACCGGTTGTTCCAGGCGTTTGCCAGCGAGCGCGGGATCAGCGTGCGCTTTAGCCGCAAACTGGTCAGCAAGCGCGGACGCCGGGTGTGA
- a CDS encoding LysM peptidoglycan-binding domain-containing protein, which translates to MTSVNEADFLNALDDCISLLNAGYTLEECLRRHPQHAEQLRPLLAAGLLVRQSRASTQATLAARERVRPRVERALRQVDRKRPTWQRYPALAMVASLLLVFAIILSSRITTLQPGFQETTLTSVPSSTPLIPTATVTPNPTHTPTVPPSPTVTASPSPTPSPTPTATVTASPTIAAHATTAVCATLQPDGWISYTIQPGDTLSGLATRSGATVQRLMEVNCLSDARLIITGQTISLPARVQTTLTGVAPAPTHIGPASPPAGNSSGQETNSNDNEDNPDNDNDTDDDNTNDNDSADD; encoded by the coding sequence ATGACTAGCGTGAACGAAGCCGATTTTCTCAACGCCCTGGATGACTGCATCAGCCTGCTAAATGCGGGCTATACGCTGGAGGAATGCCTGCGTCGCCACCCACAGCATGCGGAGCAACTGCGCCCGCTGCTGGCTGCGGGCTTGCTGGTCAGGCAAAGCCGGGCTTCCACACAGGCGACTCTGGCCGCACGTGAGCGTGTACGTCCCCGGGTCGAGCGTGCACTGCGCCAGGTAGACCGGAAGCGTCCGACCTGGCAGCGCTATCCCGCCCTGGCCATGGTTGCCAGCCTGCTGCTGGTCTTCGCAATCATCCTCTCCAGCAGGATCACCACACTCCAGCCAGGTTTTCAGGAGACAACGCTCACATCTGTACCATCCAGCACCCCGCTGATTCCCACAGCAACCGTAACGCCCAATCCAACCCACACGCCCACGGTCCCGCCCTCGCCAACAGTAACAGCCTCGCCCAGCCCAACGCCATCTCCAACACCGACCGCCACAGTCACAGCCAGCCCAACCATCGCTGCCCACGCTACAACTGCGGTGTGCGCAACACTGCAGCCCGATGGCTGGATCAGCTATACGATCCAGCCCGGCGATACACTGTCAGGGCTGGCGACCCGGAGCGGCGCTACGGTGCAGCGTCTGATGGAGGTCAACTGCCTGTCTGATGCCCGGCTGATCATCACCGGACAGACGATCTCCCTCCCGGCACGGGTGCAGACCACCCTAACGGGAGTCGCCCCTGCCCCGACGCATATCGGGCCTGCCAGCCCGCCGGCAGGCAACAGTTCGGGACAAGAAACAAACAGCAACGATAACGAGGACAACCCTGACAACGACAATGACACTGATGATGACAATACGAACGACAACGACAGTGCGGATGACTGA
- a CDS encoding SH3 domain-containing protein codes for MPYAKRVFLLLIWLVPLLLPGPVYSQSPESSCPQIVQIALSMADMLCQAMGTNRACYGHMLVDATPRPDVTALDFNQEGDIADVHALQAIRLSPMDLEIGTWGVALLNLQAYLQYTAPQEVTYVLFGDVEVTNAVEAVPTLLATVTTRQYVNVRLGPTTNAGVIATLAPGAVIEAKGRLADNSWLRVLIPDTGRVGWVYAPVLSLDGDIETLQVMEAWSPYYGPMQAFYFRSGVDDSVCQESPQSGLLIQTPEGVAEVTLLVNEVSIQMNATAYFQAQPGGQMTVGVLDGWAVVEANGGRQPVFAGTQVRIPMASNLAASSTPTEPEPYVQENLMALPISLLRHEVEISPALTAGEITALLARWRSLVRNGQTVTFASLYTEQGVEELTTVGDASGDAPEAPPGLEGVLPPGWGSTPPGQGGVPPGQGKKN; via the coding sequence ATGCCTTATGCGAAACGTGTATTTCTCCTCCTGATTTGGCTGGTTCCTCTACTGCTACCCGGCCCGGTGTATTCACAGTCGCCGGAGTCTTCCTGCCCCCAGATCGTCCAGATCGCGCTTTCCATGGCGGACATGCTGTGCCAGGCGATGGGCACCAACCGCGCCTGCTACGGGCATATGCTGGTGGACGCCACGCCACGACCGGATGTAACGGCGCTGGACTTCAACCAGGAAGGCGATATCGCCGATGTTCACGCGCTGCAGGCCATCCGGCTCAGTCCAATGGATCTGGAGATCGGTACGTGGGGAGTTGCCCTGCTCAATCTGCAAGCCTACCTGCAATATACGGCTCCGCAGGAAGTTACCTATGTTCTGTTTGGCGATGTTGAAGTTACCAACGCGGTCGAGGCCGTGCCGACATTGCTGGCCACGGTCACTACCCGCCAGTATGTCAACGTGCGCCTGGGGCCAACAACCAACGCCGGTGTGATTGCCACGCTGGCCCCCGGCGCAGTGATCGAGGCCAAAGGACGGCTGGCCGATAATTCGTGGCTGCGGGTGCTGATCCCGGATACGGGGCGGGTTGGCTGGGTCTATGCCCCGGTTCTGTCGCTGGATGGTGACATTGAGACGCTGCAGGTTATGGAAGCCTGGTCGCCATACTACGGGCCGATGCAGGCGTTCTACTTCCGCAGCGGGGTCGATGACTCGGTGTGCCAGGAAAGCCCGCAGAGTGGACTGCTGATCCAGACACCGGAAGGTGTGGCCGAAGTCACACTGCTAGTCAACGAGGTCAGCATCCAGATGAACGCGACGGCTTACTTCCAGGCCCAGCCAGGTGGCCAGATGACTGTTGGTGTGCTGGACGGCTGGGCAGTTGTGGAGGCAAACGGGGGACGCCAGCCGGTCTTTGCCGGTACGCAGGTCAGGATTCCGATGGCCAGCAATCTGGCGGCTAGCAGTACCCCAACAGAGCCGGAGCCGTATGTGCAGGAGAACCTGATGGCGCTGCCGATCAGCCTGTTGCGTCATGAGGTGGAAATCAGCCCGGCGCTGACCGCCGGCGAGATCACCGCTTTGTTGGCGCGCTGGCGGAGTCTGGTCAGGAATGGGCAGACAGTGACATTCGCCAGTCTGTACACAGAGCAGGGTGTGGAAGAATTAACGACGGTGGGGGATGCCAGCGGTGATGCGCCAGAAGCGCCCCCTGGTCTGGAGGGTGTACTGCCGCCGGGCTGGGGATCGACGCCGCCGGGTCAGGGGGGTGTGCCGCCGGGACAGGGCAAGAAGAACTGA